The stretch of DNA AAGGGTTAGGGGTTTGTCTTACTGTCGGGATTTAGGGCGGGATACTGTATCTTGCCTATTCACAACAAGCAACATCATGAATGACCGACCCAAAATCAGCGGGACCCGCTACGTACTCGCCGTAAAAGACCTGGAACGATCCGTTAATTTTTACCGGGATAAGCTCGGCTTTACCAGTATGTGGGCGGATACCGGCTGGCACCAGCTCCGGCGAGACGACTGTATCGTGATGCTAGGGGAATGCCCAGACGACCGTTCGGCCTTTGAAACAGTAAACCACTCCTATTTTGCCTATATCGATGTGGAGCAGATCGACGCCCTGTATGAAGAATTGAGCAAAGCCGGGGTAGATATCCTCAGCGGGGTTACCGATGAGCCCTGGGGGCAGCGCGAGTTTGCCATTCGCACCGT from Saprospiraceae bacterium encodes:
- a CDS encoding VOC family protein; this encodes MSYCRDLGRDTVSCLFTTSNIMNDRPKISGTRYVLAVKDLERSVNFYRDKLGFTSMWADTGWHQLRRDDCIVMLGECPDDRSAFETVNHSYFAYIDVEQIDALYEELSKAGVDILSGVTDEPWGQREFAIRTVDGHRIRFGQAIDS